In one Liolophura sinensis isolate JHLJ2023 chromosome 11, CUHK_Ljap_v2, whole genome shotgun sequence genomic region, the following are encoded:
- the LOC135478056 gene encoding uncharacterized protein LOC135478056, which translates to MMVAIRKCSMLLLVLTLSVCLVQCRPADRVKRRSCREGMVDLAGDCIPVKTVKSLGLLLCELSRYMSKDNPLSGLDKFCIHTERRIWGNHGFLDDEDSREDEKRAWWHSGLKPDRR; encoded by the exons ATGATGGTGGCCATTAGGAAATGTTCAATGCTTCTGCTTGTATTGACTTTGTCTGTGTGCCTCGTCCAATGTAGACCAG ctgaCCGTGTAAAGAGGCGGTCGTGCAGGGAAGGAATGGTGGACCTGGCAGGCGATTGTATCCCTGTGAAGACGGTGAAGAGTTTGGGACTGTTACTTTGTGAATTAAGCAGATACATGAGCAAGGATAACCCTCTCTCAGGACTAGACAAGTTCTGCATACACA CTGAGAGGCGGATCTGGGGTAATCATGGATTCCTCGACGATGAAGACAGCAGGGAGG ACGAGAAGAGGGCGTGGTGGCATTCCGGTCTAAAACCTGACAGGAGATGA